GGAGCACGGCCTGGCCGGGCGCGCTGATGGCCTGATCGAGATCTGGCTGGAGCAGGGCGCCGGCGCGCTGTCGGTGCAGGTGCGCGACAACGGCGCCGGCCTGCCGCCCGGTTTTGACCTGCGAGCGGGCACGGGACTGGGCCTGAAGATCGTGCGAAACCTGATTGAAAAAGACATGCGCGGCACAATCAGCATAACGGAAGACGGCGGCGCGTGCGTGGACTTCAGCATCCCGGTACTGGCCGACCTGCCGCGCGCCTGACGCGCGCAACTTTCTGGAGACGACGATGAATGCATTGCGCGTTTTGATTGCCGACGACGAAAGCCTGCACCTGATGAGCCTGCAGGCGCACCTGCAGGCGATGGGGCACAAGACGATCGCCGAGGCCGGCAACGGCCGCGAGGCGGTGGAATTGGCGCGCGAATTGAAGCCCGACCTGGCGATCCTGGACATCCGGATGCCGGAGATGGACGGCATCGAAGCGGCCCGGGCGATGATGGAAGAGCACCCGCTGCCGATCATCCTGCTCTCGGCGTACAGTGAGCGCGATCTGGCCGAGCGCGCCAGCGACGCGCACGTCTCGGCGTATCTGATGAAGCCGGTGTCCCAGAACGACCTGCTGCCGGCGATCGCGCTGGCGATGTCGCGCTTCCGCGAGTTCCAGATGCTGCACAAGGAAGTGGACGACCTGCGCGA
This is a stretch of genomic DNA from Chloroflexota bacterium. It encodes these proteins:
- a CDS encoding response regulator — protein: MNALRVLIADDESLHLMSLQAHLQAMGHKTIAEAGNGREAVELARELKPDLAILDIRMPEMDGIEAARAMMEEHPLPIILLSAYSERDLAERASDAHVSAYLMKPVSQNDLLPAIALAMSRFREFQMLHKEVDDLRESLETRKLVERAKGVLMRRLKLSEEEAFKRLQKRSQDENKKLAEIAKAIVTADEML